The genome window CATCTCCTCGCGCCGGAGGTCTTCGACAGTTTCAACGTGGTGATCAACGACCGCGAGGCGAGCGGCGAGACGGTGGAGTTTCACTTCATCGGCATATCGTCGAGCGAAATCGTCGAGGCCCAGCTTTTGGGTCGCGTCGCGCAGGTTAAGGTGCGGTTTGTGAGCGATCTCGTGACCGCCACGCGCGACAAGCACGGCGAAGTGGTTGACGGCGACGACAAGGCCGTGCGCCAGGTCACCGATATCTGGACCTTCTCACGCGACGTGTCTTCGCCGAACCCGAACTGGCAGCTCGTCGCAACCGACGCGGCGTGACCGCCGAAGCTCGGGACGCAGCGCTCTGGCGCTGGCAGCATAGCGGCGCTTCGTCCGCCGTGCTCTCGCTGGAGCCGATGGACTTCGACGCAATCCCCGGCTGGCGCGACGATAATCATGCGGACGCGCTGGCCTGCTATCTCCGTTCCGCCGCGCTCGCGCCGCACCTTCAGCGCCCCGCAGGCGATCCGGCCGGTGTTCTCGCTGACAGCGAGGCGGCGCGCGTCTTCTTCGAGGCGCATTTCCGGCCGTGCCGCGTGAGCGCAGAACAGGGCCTTCTCACATCCTATTTCGAGCCGGTTCTTGAGGGCTCGCGCACGCGTTCCGCCGCGTTCCCGGTTCCGGTCTACCGGCGGCCGCCCGATCTTTCGCTGCTTCCGACTGAACATCCGCTCGCTGCACAGGGCTTGAGTGCGGCGCGTGCCACGGCCGCCGGTTTCGAGCCGTATTTCACGCGCGGTGAAATCGAGGCGGGGGCGCTCGAAGATCGTGGGCGCGCGCTTCTCTATCTCGCGGATGCGGTGGACGCCTTCATCATGCATGTGCAGGGTTCGGGCGTCGTCGTGCTGGAGGATGGCGCGCGTGTGCGTTTGACCTTCGACGGCAAGAACGGCCATCCGTACACGTCCATTTCGAAATGGCTGATCGCGCATGGCGAGTTGAGCGTCGAGGATGCCCATCTCGAAGGCATGAAGGCGTGGCTACGCGCGGAGCCGGGTCGCGAGGCTGTTCTCGCCGAAAACCGCTCCTATATATTTTTCCGCGAACTCGACACCTCCGCCGCCGCGCCGCGCGGTTCGTCGGGAGTGGAACTTTATCCCGGAAGGAGCCTTGCGACAGACCCGGCCTTTCATCCGGCGGGGACGCTGCTATGGGTTTCGGCTCCGGGCCTCACGTTTCAGGGAATCCGGTTCCAGCGGCTTACCGTCGCTCAGGACACCGGGTCGGCGATCAAAGGGCCACAGCGCGGCGACATCTTCGCGGGAACGGGCGACGCAGCGGGCGAAAGTGCTGGCGCAGTGCGCCATTCATGCGATTTTATCGTGTTTCAACCAAGGTGCTAGGTAGCGCGATTGAAGTGGGAAAAGGGATGGAAGGCCGCCGAAAGAAGCGCCTCCTCTCGAAAGAGGAGATCGAGTTGTGGGCCCGCGTGACCCGCAATGACGAGCCTCTTGCGCGCCCGCAACCGGACACGCCTGCGCCGCAGGAAGGCGATGGAGCGGCCCCCGCGCCACAGCTCACGACCAAGGCCAAGCCCCTCGACACCGCGCCGACGCGCGCGGCGGCGCCTGTTGCGAGCCCCGGCGCCGTGCCCGCCGCGATGCGCCCGACTCCGCCGCCGCACCAGCCTTTCGATCACCGCATCGTGCGTAAGATCGCGCGCGGGCGCCGTGAAATCGACGCCCGGATCGACCTGCACGGCCTCCGCCAGCACGATGCCTACGCGACCCTTCGCGCCTTCCTCGCTCGTTGTCAGGTGGAGGGGCACCGCCACGTCCTGATTATCACGGGTAAGGGGGGCCGCGCCGATTCCGACAGCCGTGACTTCTGGACCACCGAAAATCGCGGCGTTTTGAGGCGGCTTGTGCCGCACTGGCTGTCCGAACCGGAGTTTCGCGTCCACGTGGTGAGCTTCACCGAATCCGCGCACCATCACGGCGGTAGCGGCGCGCTGTATGTGACGATCCGCAGGCGCGGCAAGCCGGGCTGAGCCTGCACGATTACGCAGTCGAAGCGCCGGGTTTACTCCGCCGCGCGGGCGGCCGGGGCATCGGGCTCGTCTTCCTTGAAGTCGCCAGCCTTCACGAGCCGCTCGAAGATGCCGCCCGCTTCGGCCAACGCGGCGAACGTGCCCATTTCGACGATCCGCCCCTTTTCGAGCACGAGGATCTTGTCTGCGCTTGCAACGGTCGAAAGCCGGTGCGCGATGAGAAACGTGGTGCGCCCGCGCCGCACGCGGTCGAGCGCGCGCTTGATCTTCAATTCGGTCTCGTTGTCGAGCGCGCTCGTCGCTTCGTCCAGGATCAGAATCGGCGCGTTCTTCAGGATCGCGCGGGCGATGGCGATGCGTTGACGTTCGCCGCCGGACAACGCCGAACCGCGTTCGCCGATGACAAAGCCGTAGCCGCCGGGCTTCGCGAGGATGAAGTCATGCGCTTCCGCGAGCCGCGCCGCTTCTTCCACCTCCTCGTCGGTCGCTCCGGGGCGCCCCACGCGGATGTTTTCCGCGATCGAACGATTGAACAGCCCCGCATCCTGAAACACCACGGCGATGGACTGGCGCAGCGAGTTCAGCGTCACGTCGCGGATGTCGATGTCGTCGATGAGGATGCGCCCTTCCTGCGGGTCGCGCAGCCGCTGGAGCAGTGCGAGCGTCGTCGTCTTGCCCGAGCCGGTCGGGCCGACAAGCGCGAAGGTCTGCCCCGGCGCGGCGTCGAAATCGAGCTCGAACACGCCCTGATCGCTCGCCGGGAAACGGTAGGTGACATGATCGAAGCTGACGCGGCCCCTCACGTTTTCCAGCGGCACCGCGCCCGTCTTCTCGATGGTCATGCCGCTGGTATCGAGCAGGTCGAAAAAGTTTTGCAGCGTCGGCGCCTGCATGAAGATGCGCGCCACGAAGCTCGAAAGCTGGTCGAGCTTGGAGATGAGCAGCCCCGCGAAACCGACGAAAGCCACGATCTCGCCCACCGTCACTTCGCCGCGCTGAGCGAGGATAGAGCCGATGGCGAATACCGCGACCATAGTAAT of Rhodomicrobium vannielii ATCC 17100 contains these proteins:
- the mltA gene encoding murein transglycosylase A; translation: MTAEARDAALWRWQHSGASSAVLSLEPMDFDAIPGWRDDNHADALACYLRSAALAPHLQRPAGDPAGVLADSEAARVFFEAHFRPCRVSAEQGLLTSYFEPVLEGSRTRSAAFPVPVYRRPPDLSLLPTEHPLAAQGLSAARATAAGFEPYFTRGEIEAGALEDRGRALLYLADAVDAFIMHVQGSGVVVLEDGARVRLTFDGKNGHPYTSISKWLIAHGELSVEDAHLEGMKAWLRAEPGREAVLAENRSYIFFRELDTSAAAPRGSSGVELYPGRSLATDPAFHPAGTLLWVSAPGLTFQGIRFQRLTVAQDTGSAIKGPQRGDIFAGTGDAAGESAGAVRHSCDFIVFQPRC
- a CDS encoding Smr/MutS family protein, which produces MEGRRKKRLLSKEEIELWARVTRNDEPLARPQPDTPAPQEGDGAAPAPQLTTKAKPLDTAPTRAAAPVASPGAVPAAMRPTPPPHQPFDHRIVRKIARGRREIDARIDLHGLRQHDAYATLRAFLARCQVEGHRHVLIITGKGGRADSDSRDFWTTENRGVLRRLVPHWLSEPEFRVHVVSFTESAHHHGGSGALYVTIRRRGKPG
- a CDS encoding glucan ABC transporter ATP-binding protein/ permease, which codes for MKMARIYIRALGMLTSERWLAMALVAAGAAIAIVQLAEPILFGRVVDALSKGDQAFPIIAIWAALGLFNIIASVALSIMADRLAHRQRLAAMGAAFERAINLPVSYHAQQGTGRLVRIILAGTDQLFALWLSFLREHLTAIISIILLVPVAISIDTRLAALLAALAVLYFLANTVIIKRTQGGQENVEAYHQDVFGRVGDVIGNVTVVQSYTRLVDETSALRNLMADLLRAQYPVLTWWAMLTVLTRGAATITMVAVFAIGSILAQRGEVTVGEIVAFVGFAGLLISKLDQLSSFVARIFMQAPTLQNFFDLLDTSGMTIEKTGAVPLENVRGRVSFDHVTYRFPASDQGVFELDFDAAPGQTFALVGPTGSGKTTTLALLQRLRDPQEGRILIDDIDIRDVTLNSLRQSIAVVFQDAGLFNRSIAENIRVGRPGATDEEVEEAARLAEAHDFILAKPGGYGFVIGERGSALSGGERQRIAIARAILKNAPILILDEATSALDNETELKIKRALDRVRRGRTTFLIAHRLSTVASADKILVLEKGRIVEMGTFAALAEAGGIFERLVKAGDFKEDEPDAPAARAAE